Proteins encoded within one genomic window of Edaphobacter lichenicola:
- a CDS encoding DUF2971 domain-containing protein has translation MTRKVANYDTDVLYQQNLLQIQRPEDLNFDLANRLLRTKHESWSYEQEVRMFVDLNDPPDAKGLKWIEFGPAPRAQGSYHRRAVTSHSE, from the coding sequence ATGACTCGGAAGGTAGCCAACTACGACACCGACGTCCTCTATCAGCAGAATCTCCTGCAAATCCAGCGCCCGGAGGATTTGAACTTCGACCTCGCAAATCGCCTATTGCGCACCAAGCACGAGAGTTGGAGCTACGAACAAGAGGTGCGGATGTTCGTGGACCTTAACGATCCGCCGGATGCGAAGGGGCTCAAATGGATCGAGTTTGGACCCGCTCCTCGTGCTCAAGGAAGTTATCATCGGCGCGCAGTGACATCCCACAGTGAGTAA